ATGCCGACAAGGCCAACTTGCCCGCCTATTTCGATTGGGCGCGCCAACTGACCCGCAAAGGCGGCTTGATCATTAGTGACAATGTGGTGCGCGGCGGCCAGGTGTTGGCAGGCGAAGATGCGAACAGTGCGGGGGCACGCACGTTGGTGGAGCTGCTGGGCAGGCAGGCTGGGCCGAGCACGCTGCTGCAAACCGTGGGCAGCAAAGGCTACGATGGCTTTGCGATCAGCCTGGTGGAGTAACTAGCCACCTTCGTCTTGATTGTAGAAATCCACCACGCGCGGCGGCGTCTTGCTGGCGATCATCTCGAAGAAGTATTGCGCTTCCTCGTAGCTGCCATCGTGGCCCTGGTGGCCAATGGCCGGTTGCACGCGCAGCCCCAGCCAGCCCTTCTTGTCTTCGTAGCATTGCAATAACGGCAAGGTTGCACTGCCAAACGGGTTCGTGCGATCGTACTGGTTTTGGATCAGAAACAAGGGCGGTAAGCTTTGCGCCGCGCGGGCTTCAGCATAGATATCCGGCACGCGCTGCAAGCGCGCATCCTCGGCGGCAGCCACTTCGGTATAGCTGGTTTGGATGTTGCGCTTGCGGTAATCATCAATCTTGCTCTTCAGGTCAATGATCGGCGTCATAGCATACACACCGTCTGCCGCGTGCTTGATGCCATGATACAGGGCGGCAAAGCCGCCCATCGAAGCGCCAACGCAAAACCAGCGAGTCTGGCCGCGTTGCTGCAGGGTCTTTTGAATCAGTGCCTGCGTCATCTGCTCAACGTAATTCTCGCCGCCCGTACCCCAGAACCAACTGCCCAGCGACTTCCAGCCGAAGTTGTCATACGGGATCAGCAAATCAAAATGCTTCCAGCTATAGCGCAGGGGATAGATCTCAAAGCCCAGATAGCCATGAAAGACCACCACCAACCCCTTGGAACGTTCCAGCGCGGGGAAGAAGGCGTAGCGCATGCTGCGCCCATCGCTGTGATCATATACATGCGGGAAATGACTGGTGAGGTCTTTGCGGCTATCTTCTTTTTTTAGATTGCTGCGGCTTTGCTTGCGGGCAAAATCGCGAATGGCACTGACGCCTGAGGCCAACATCAGATCCGGGTCGGCATTGGCCAACGGGAAGCGCTGGGCTGGCGGCGCGGTGAACAATGCCGTCACACTGCGGAACGCCTGGCGCGGGCCCAGCACGCGCAGCTTGTTAGTGAAGCGCAGGATGCGGTGTGGCAGGGAAAGTTGGCTCACGAAGAACTCCGAAGGGTCATTATACTTAGGGTCATTCTATGCACATCACCGTATTCGGATCCGCCTCTCCCTTGCCCGGCCAGCCAGCTTATGAAGACGCGCGCCAGTTGGGCGCCCAGTTGGCCGGCGCCGGCCACACTGTGCTCACCGGCGGCTACATGGGCACCATGGAGGCCGCCTCGCGCGGCGCGGCGGAAGCCGGTGGCCATGTCATCGGCATCACCTGCCAACAGATCGAAGATTGGCGCAACGCCCGCCACAACCCCTGGGTGCTGGAGGAGCGCAAATTCGTCACCCTGCAAGAGCGCCTCTACGCGCTGATCGATAGTTGTGATGCCGCGCTGGCCCTGCCCGGCGGCATCGGCACGCTCGACGAGATCGTCACCATGTGGAGCCAGATGCAAACCCAGGCCATGCCCACGCGCCCCCTGATCCTGATCGGCGCCGGCTGGCAGCGCACCTTCACCACCCTGCTCGAGGCGCAAGCCGAGCACATCCGCCCGGCGCACCGCGAGCTGCTGTACTTTGCGGCCAATATCGATGCCGCCATCCAGGCGTTGGGGCACACCGAGGCGGCCTGATGGCCAATGTACAGCTTGGCCAGCTACAACAAGAGGCCGCCCAGCTTTCCACCCACTTTTCTGACCCGGAAACCTATCTCAAGCAGTTGGAGCGTTTGCTGGAAAGCTACGCCAGCCCGATCCACCGCCACGGGCGTGTGCGCGGCATGCGCCCGATTCTGTTCAGCTACGAGGTGCCGGCGCTGGTACTGCACCGCCTTGAACTTGAGCAACAATTCCAGGCCAACCAGCAGCCCGCCGCGGCGCTGGCGGTAGCAGATGCCCTGTGGGCGCGGCGCAGCTACGAAACGCGCCAACTGGCCATTCGCCTGCTGGGCGCTACCCCAGCGTCCAGCCACGAGATCACCGCGCGGCTGGAAGCCTGGAGCGCCGAGAACCAGGAAGAGCTGTTGGTCAGCCTGCTGTTCCAATCCGGGGCACGCGGGCTGGCCGAGCAGCAGCCGCAGGCATTGCTTGCCTTTGGGCGTGTCATGCTGGCCAGCCAGACCCTGCGCAAACAGATCCTGGGGCTGGGCTGCCTGCAAACGCTGCTGAGCAGTCGCGGCTTTGATAATCTGCCGGCGCTGTTCAACGCTTTGTTGCCGATCAGCCAGGACATGCCGCGCAAGCTACAACCTTTTCTGGCGGATGTATTGAGCGAGTTGGCCGAGCGCACACCCAAGGAAACCGCCTTCTTCCTGCAGCAGTTGCTGGCCGGGCAACACAGCGAGGGCTCGCGCTGGGTCGCCCGCCAGGTACTACGCCAGCTCCCCCCGGAAATGCAGGCCAGCCTGCGCGAATTGGCGAAATAGTAGACAGTTCACAGTTGACAGTTGACAGCAAAACCTAAGCAGCCAAGTTCCTTCTGAAAGTTATGGGGGTATCTGTGTCAATCTGCGTTCATCTGTGGTTAAAAACGCCTTTGCAGTCCCCACCCAGTCCGCCACCTGATATAATCTTGGCCTGACTCGACCGGCCCGCGGCAAACACTCCTGTGAGTGCTACCTGCGGGCCAGGAGACCTGCCAAACAAAAGGAGCTTGCAGACGTCATGCCGTTACCAAAAGAACAGAAAGACCAGATCATTGGCGAATACCGCCGCGCCGAGGGCGACACGGGTTCCACCCAGGTGCAAATTGCCCTGCTGACCAAGCGCATTGAGCAGCTCACCGCTCACGGGCAAACCCACAAGAAAGACGTGGCTTCCCGCCGCGGCTTGGTGAAGCTGGTGGGCCAGCGCCGCCGCTTGCTCAACTACCTACGCAACAAGGATTACGAAGCCTACGTTGCGCTGGCAGATCGGCTCAACATTCGCCGCAAGGCCAAGTAAACAAAACGTGGTTGGGCCTGCCCAACCACGTTTTTTGTTTAGCTCGCCGTTTGCGGGGCAGGCGGGCGGGTTTACGGATACACTAGCCCCAATACCAACTAGTGCCTGCCCGTTAGGGGCATTGGTACTTGCCGCCAATTCGCCAAACCAATTGGCGGCAAGTACCAGTTCCTCAACAGGTGGGTTAGGCCCTCAGGGCCTATAGGAGATTTATGAAACCTGAAGTACACAGTTTTACCGCCCAGGTGGGCAACCAGGCGATCACGCTGGAGACCGGCAAGCTGGCTCGCCTGGCCGGCGGTGCCGTCACGGCGCGCATTGGGGAATCGCTCATTTTGGCCACCGCCACAATGAGCCCCTCGCCGCGCACCGGCATTGACTTCTTCCCGCTGAGTGTGGACTTTGAAGAGCGCATGTACGCCGGCGGGCGCATCCCCGGCTCCTTCTTCCGCCGTGAAGGCCGCCCCACCGAAGTGGCCATTCTCACCTCGCGCCTGACCGACCGCCCGCTGCGCCCGTTGTTCCCCAAGGATCTGCGCAATGACGTGCAAGTGATCATGACCGCGCTCTCGGCCGATACCGAGAACGTGCTCGACGTGATCGCAGTGAACGCCGCTTCAGCCGCCATCACCATCTCAGACATCCCGTGGAACGGCCCGGTCGGCGCGGTGCGCGTCGGCCGCATCAATGGCGAGTTCGTGGTCAACCCCACCTACAGCCAGCTCCCCGAATCCGATCTTGACCTGCGCATCGCCGGCACGCGTGACGCCATCCTCATGGTGGAATGCGGCGCCAGCGAGGTGGACGAAGACTCAATGGCGGCGGCGCTGGAACTGGGCCATAAGGCCCTGCAGCCGCTGATCGATATTCAGCTGGAGATGGCCGCCGCGGTGGGCAAGCCCAAGCGCGACTATCAGAAGTTCAGCATTGACGAAGAGCTCAAGAAGCAAGTGCTGGCCCGCGCCGAAAGCGAGCTGGAGAACATCCTCGAGCACACCAGCGGCAAAGCCGCGCAATATGAGGCGATCGACGCGCTGCGCGACACGATCGTGGCCGAAGTGGCCGGTGACGACGCCAGCCTGGCCGGCCCGGTGAAGGAAGCCTTCACCGCCGCCGAAAAGGTTGTGGTGCGCCGCCGCATCATTAACGACGGCAAGCGCCCGGATGGCCGCACGCCGACCGAGATTCGCCCGATCTGGTGCGAGGTGGACCTAAGCCCACGCGCGCACGGTTCCGGCCTGTTCACCCGCGGCGAGACCCAGGTGCTGACCCTGACCACGCTGGGCACGCCCAAGGAAGCGCAGGAGTTGGACAATCTGACCCCGATCAATACCAAGCGCTACATGCATCACTACAACTTCCCGCCCTACTCCACTGGCGAGGCGCGCCCGCTGCGTGGCTCCTCGCGCCGTGAGATTGGCCACGGGGCCTTGGCCGAGCGCGCCTTGGTGGCCGTGCTGCCCACTGAAAAAGAGTTCCCCTACACGCTGCGTCTGGTGTCGGAGTGTTTGTCGTCCAACGGCAGCACCTCGATGGGCTCGGTGTGCGGTAGCACCCTGGCGCTGATGGATGCTGGCGTGCCGATCAAGGCGCCCGTCTCCGGTATTGCCATGGGCCTGATCACCGATGGCAGCAAGTACCAGATCCTGAGCGACATCCAGGGCATCGAAGATCACCTCGGCGATATGGACTTCAAGGTTGCCGGTACCGATAAGGGCATCACGGCCCTACAGATGGACATCAAGATCTCCGGCCTGACGCCGGCGATGATGGCCGAAGCGCTGGCGCAGGCCAAGCAAGGCCGCAAGCACATCCTCGACAAGATGCTGGAAGTGCTGGCAGCCCCACGCGCCGACCTCAAGGATCATGCACCGCGTATCACCACGGTGATGGTGCCGGTTGAGAAGATCGGCGCGGTGATTGGCCCAGGCGGCAAAACCATCCGTGCCATTCAGGAAGAGAGCGGCGCCAAGATCGATATCGCCGACGACGGCACCGTGTTCATCGCCTCGGACAGTGGCGAGAAGGCGCGTATCGCCCGTGAGCGCATCGAAGCGCTCACCGAAACCGCCGAGATCGGCAAGATCTACACCGGCAAGGTGGTGCGCACCACGGACTTCGGCGCGTTTGTCGAAATCCTGCCCAACATCGACGGTATGGTGCACATCTCGCAGCTCGACAGCAACCACGTCGAGAGCGTGGAAAGCGTGGCCCAGGTAGGCGACGAGCTGACCGTGATGGTGACCGATGTGGACCCCAGCGGCAAGATCCGCCTCAGCCGCCAGGCCGTGCTGGAAGGCTGGACCGCGGAGGAAGCGCGCGAGAAGGATAAGGGTGGCGGCAGCCGCCCGCGCGGCGGCGGCGGTGACCGCGGCGATCGTGGCCGTGGCGGCCGCGATGGCGGCCGGGACCGTGGCGACCGCGGTGGTTACCGCGGCGGGCGCCGCTAAGCGCGTACCCGCCAGACTGCAAAAAAAACAGCCCCGCCAATTGGCGGGGCTGTTTTTTCGTTAACTGCGCTGGCGCTCAGGCGCCGTACCATTCCAGCACGCGCAGAGCACGCAAGGTATTCCAACGGCTGGGCTGGCCCTCGGCGACGCCCGGCTCGGCGATGGCTTCCCCTGCATGCACGATGCCCAGCCGCCAGCGGCCGGCCGCATCAGCCTTGGAGGCAAGCAGCGCAACGGCCTCATCCATACGCGCATCCGGGGCAACCCCGGCGGCGCGCATATAGTCTAGCGCGCGCAGGATGTCGTAGCGCCAGCCCCCCGGGAACGAGAATTGGCTCCACGCCGGCCCGCCTTTGCGGTCGTGCTCGATCGCCGCGCCTGTCGAGAGGCGCTTGAAGAGCTTCCGCTCCAGCAGATACTCCTGGCCGCGCACACGGGCCGCGCTGACGGCCACTGAGCTACCTACCGCACGCTCGACTTCCAGCAACCCCTCAAGCACCACCAGGGTCGAGTGAAACGATCCACGCGTGGAGCCGGCATCCTGATCGCAATTCCAGCCGCCGTCTGCCATCTGCTCAAGCAGCAGCCGCTCAACCACAGGCTGCATATCTTCACCGAAATAAGCGCCCACCGTCACCACGCGCCCATTGATACACGGCTCCGATTCACCCGCAAAGAACGGCCTGTGCCACCACCAAATGTCCTGGTCTTTCGGTAGAACCTCTTCGGGGATGTTCATCAGCCACTGCACATTGGTACGCACACGGCTTAGCGCCCGTTGAGCTTGCTCACTCTTGGGGTCAAGCCCCATCTCTTTAAGCAAAAGCAAAGTGCGCAAGGTTAGTGATTCGGGAAGCTTGGGATCTGTGCCCCATAAGCCGATCTCGCTCTGCTCTGCAAGCAATGCCGCTCCCCAGCCTTCAGTAGCAATCCTGGCCCGTTCGGCACGTACCTGCTCAGCAGGTGCATGCGTCAAATCACGCATTACTTGCCAGCGGATACTCGGATCAGACTCAAGCAACCAATCGATGACGCTATCCGTGCTGGGCATAGACTCCTCCTGGAGGATCGAAGTAAAGGCTAGGTATATAGTATCAGCCCACAAAGCTGCCACATTTGTCCAGCGCCTTGATTTCCTCAGCGATTTCCGCCTCTAGCACTATCTTGTGGCACTATGCGGCCAGACGCGCAACGGCCGGCCGCTTGCGCCGCCAGCACAGCTCGCTACCCTGCAGGTAGCCGGCTGCTGAGCAAATACAGGAGGGAAGATGGGTGGAAACTGGCATCAGGCGGTTGAGCGCTCAACTGCCTGATGCCACAGCGACAACAGCGACAACAGCGACAACAGCGACAACAGCGACAACAGCGACAACAGCGACAACAGCGACAAGTGTGACACAACTGACCTGAGTGACACAAGCTACAACGTCTGACTAAAACGCTCTTGCCATTCCGACGAATGGCGTAGCCGTGGGGAGGAATCTCTCAAGGCAGGAATGTTTTTTGTCATTCCGACGAATGGCGCTGCCATGAGGAGGAATCCCTCAAGGCAGGAATGTTTTTGTCATTCCGAACGAGCGGCGAAGCCGTGAGGAGGAATCCGTTAAGGCAACGTTTTAGCGCAAACACGTCTGAACCCGTGAGCTTGAAGCCTTGCTTAATGTTGACGGCTATCTTGTCGTTGGCAGTTACCCTGCCGTTGGCAAGCGCGGCATATCGGGCCCGGGCACGCCCAGCAGCTCCGCCAGCGCCGCCCGCGTCGCCACGCGGTCATCCCACGGGTACTCGGTTTCGCCGAAGCACATCGATTGCTCGTGGCCCTTGCCCAACACGATCACCACGTCACCCGGTTGGGCTTGCAGCAGCGCGAACGAGATGGCCGCGCCGCGATCGGGCACGCGGAAGAAGCTCTGGCCTTCCACGCCGCCGCGGCTCTCAGCGGCCTGCGCCATCTCCGCCAGGATATCGTCCAGGCTCTCCGTGCGCGGGTCCTCGGCGGTGAGCACGCTGATATCGGCCAGCACGGCGGCATGCTCCGGCATCATGCGCCGCTTGGCCTTATCGCGCAAGCCCGCCGAGCCGAACACGGTGATCACGCGCCCGTGCGTAAACTGGCGTGCCGATTCGAGGGCCACTTTGAGCGCATTGGGCGTGTGGGCAAAATCCACAATGGTGGTGAAGTCTTGCCCCATCTCGATGCGCTCCATGCGCCCGGGCACGCCCTCCAAGGCGGCGAT
The DNA window shown above is from Anaerolineales bacterium and carries:
- a CDS encoding LOG family protein, which translates into the protein MHITVFGSASPLPGQPAYEDARQLGAQLAGAGHTVLTGGYMGTMEAASRGAAEAGGHVIGITCQQIEDWRNARHNPWVLEERKFVTLQERLYALIDSCDAALALPGGIGTLDEIVTMWSQMQTQAMPTRPLILIGAGWQRTFTTLLEAQAEHIRPAHRELLYFAANIDAAIQALGHTEAA
- the rpsO gene encoding 30S ribosomal protein S15 yields the protein MPLPKEQKDQIIGEYRRAEGDTGSTQVQIALLTKRIEQLTAHGQTHKKDVASRRGLVKLVGQRRRLLNYLRNKDYEAYVALADRLNIRRKAK
- a CDS encoding polyribonucleotide nucleotidyltransferase — its product is MKPEVHSFTAQVGNQAITLETGKLARLAGGAVTARIGESLILATATMSPSPRTGIDFFPLSVDFEERMYAGGRIPGSFFRREGRPTEVAILTSRLTDRPLRPLFPKDLRNDVQVIMTALSADTENVLDVIAVNAASAAITISDIPWNGPVGAVRVGRINGEFVVNPTYSQLPESDLDLRIAGTRDAILMVECGASEVDEDSMAAALELGHKALQPLIDIQLEMAAAVGKPKRDYQKFSIDEELKKQVLARAESELENILEHTSGKAAQYEAIDALRDTIVAEVAGDDASLAGPVKEAFTAAEKVVVRRRIINDGKRPDGRTPTEIRPIWCEVDLSPRAHGSGLFTRGETQVLTLTTLGTPKEAQELDNLTPINTKRYMHHYNFPPYSTGEARPLRGSSRREIGHGALAERALVAVLPTEKEFPYTLRLVSECLSSNGSTSMGSVCGSTLALMDAGVPIKAPVSGIAMGLITDGSKYQILSDIQGIEDHLGDMDFKVAGTDKGITALQMDIKISGLTPAMMAEALAQAKQGRKHILDKMLEVLAAPRADLKDHAPRITTVMVPVEKIGAVIGPGGKTIRAIQEESGAKIDIADDGTVFIASDSGEKARIARERIEALTETAEIGKIYTGKVVRTTDFGAFVEILPNIDGMVHISQLDSNHVESVESVAQVGDELTVMVTDVDPSGKIRLSRQAVLEGWTAEEAREKDKGGGSRPRGGGGDRGDRGRGGRDGGRDRGDRGGYRGGRR